From a region of the Thermus caldilimi genome:
- the fba gene encoding class II fructose-1,6-bisphosphate aldolase, whose product MPLAIGKEVLDKARREGYAVPSFNTNNLEITQAILEVADELRAPVFIQVSDGARKYAGMENLANLVKDMASRTRVPVVLHLDHGADFKMVMQALRAGFTSVMIDASHHPFEENVAETKKVVEAAHAVGVSVEAELGRLQGIEDNIQVSEAEAFLTDPEEAERFVAETGIDYLAIAIGTSHGAYKGKGRPYIDHKRLEEISKRVSIPMVLHGASGVPTWLKEKLLATGAELKEATGIHDEDIQKAIPNGIAKINIDTDLRLAMTLGIREVVVGNPKEFDPRKIIGRGRDYLKQVIREKFALMGTVGRA is encoded by the coding sequence ATGCCCTTGGCGATAGGTAAGGAGGTTTTGGACAAGGCGCGGCGCGAAGGCTATGCGGTTCCCAGCTTCAACACCAACAACCTGGAGATCACCCAGGCCATCCTCGAGGTGGCCGACGAACTAAGGGCCCCCGTCTTCATCCAGGTTTCCGACGGGGCCAGGAAGTACGCTGGGATGGAGAACCTGGCCAACCTGGTGAAGGACATGGCCAGCCGTACCCGGGTGCCCGTGGTCCTTCACCTGGACCATGGGGCCGACTTCAAGATGGTGATGCAAGCCCTGCGGGCGGGCTTCACCAGCGTGATGATCGATGCCAGCCACCATCCCTTTGAGGAGAACGTGGCCGAAACCAAGAAGGTGGTGGAGGCGGCCCACGCGGTCGGGGTGAGCGTGGAGGCGGAGCTGGGCCGGCTTCAGGGTATTGAGGACAACATCCAAGTGTCCGAGGCCGAGGCCTTCCTCACCGATCCCGAGGAGGCGGAGCGCTTCGTGGCGGAAACGGGCATTGACTACCTGGCCATCGCCATCGGCACCAGCCACGGGGCTTACAAGGGCAAGGGGCGCCCTTACATCGACCATAAGCGCCTCGAGGAGATCAGCAAGCGGGTTTCTATCCCCATGGTACTCCACGGGGCCAGCGGGGTTCCCACCTGGCTTAAGGAAAAGCTCCTGGCCACGGGGGCCGAGCTCAAGGAGGCCACGGGCATCCACGACGAGGACATCCAAAAGGCTATTCCCAATGGCATCGCCAAGATCAACATCGACACCGATCTGCGCCTGGCCATGACCCTGGGGATCCGTGAGGTGGTGGTGGGGAACCCCAAGGAGTTTGACCCCCGCAAGATCATCGGCAGGGGCCGGGACTACCTCAAGCAGGTGATCCGGGAGAAGTTTGCGCTGATGGGCACCGTGGGCCGGGCCTAA
- a CDS encoding response regulator transcription factor: protein MRILVVEDDPAVAKVLELALRRAGHEATLVASYAAAKEALVREWDAIVLDLNLPGGSGMDLLRQLRNELKKDTPVLVLSGLKQEQKALEALALGAQVYLTKPFSPGELLKRLEGHVAAR from the coding sequence GTGCGGATCCTGGTGGTCGAGGACGATCCCGCCGTGGCCAAGGTGTTGGAGCTGGCCCTGCGCCGGGCGGGGCACGAGGCCACCCTGGTGGCCAGCTACGCCGCCGCCAAGGAGGCCTTGGTGCGGGAATGGGACGCCATCGTCTTGGACCTTAACCTGCCCGGGGGCTCGGGTATGGACCTGCTCCGCCAGCTGAGGAACGAGCTCAAAAAAGACACTCCTGTGCTGGTTCTATCGGGCCTAAAACAGGAGCAGAAGGCCCTGGAAGCCCTGGCCTTAGGGGCTCAGGTGTACCTCACCAAGCCCTTTAGTCCGGGGGAGCTGTTGAAAAGGCTAGAGGGCCATGTGGCGGCGCGGTGA
- a CDS encoding cupin domain-containing protein → MEIKDLKSLVQYNPEKMAKIPVFSSDKMFFDLYALLPGQAQKVHAHEGSDKVYYVLEGEVVVRIGEEEALLVPGMAALARSGEAHGVRNESASPALLLVVMAPRP, encoded by the coding sequence ATGGAGATCAAGGACCTGAAGAGTCTGGTTCAGTACAACCCGGAAAAGATGGCGAAAATCCCCGTCTTTTCCTCGGATAAGATGTTTTTTGACCTTTACGCCCTTCTTCCGGGCCAGGCCCAGAAGGTGCACGCCCACGAGGGCTCCGATAAGGTGTACTACGTTCTTGAGGGTGAGGTGGTGGTGCGCATCGGGGAGGAGGAGGCCCTTTTGGTCCCGGGGATGGCGGCTTTGGCCCGCTCGGGGGAGGCCCACGGGGTGCGGAACGAGTCGGCCAGTCCCGCCCTCCTCCTTGTGGTGATGGCCCCCCGCCCCTAG